aggaagctgccttatactgagtcagaccattggtccatctagttcagtattgtctacactgaccggcagctgctctctggggtttcagacagggagtttttcccagccctatctggagatgccagggattgaacctgggaccttctaaatgcaaaacagatgctctaccactgagctacgactctTCACCATCTAAATCAACatacaaacaataaaatgaaGCCACCTACCATCTTGTTCTTCTGCCACTGTTGATATTCCAAAACGATATTCTTGAAATTGTGTACCAAGTCATCTTTTATCAGATTAAGAGCCTTGTCTGGCTGGGACTGGTCCACAGAGATCAGACACTTCATTTTTTGATAGTGGTCATGAACATTCTTAGTTTCCTTAAAATTGAAATAAATGTATTATAAGGCAGGACAGCATTGGCAGCTACATAAAATCAGCTTCAGATCAGTTTTCCACTTCCCAACAATAGGGGCAGATAAAAGTATTAGCTCCCCTCTAtacggcactggttaggcctcatttattactgtgtccagttctggacaccacactttaagaaggatgcagacaaagtggaacgggttcagaggagggcagcgaggatgatcaggggactggaaacaaagttctatgaggagagactgaaagaattgggcatgtttagcctggagaagagaagattgaggggagatatgatagcactgttcaagtacttaaaaggttgtcacacagaggagggccaagatctcttctcaatcgtcccagagtgcaggacacggaataatgggctcaagttgcaggaagccagatttcaactgaacatcaggaaaaacttacgatcagtcaatcaatcaaatacTTTATTGCTTCTAGCCATTGGCCATTGCAAAACACgtttaaaaaacacaacagtaaaatttgtacaataaaatgcaatatgttcTGTCTTGGGAAATCATGGCTGCTCGGCTTTGTTTGTATTGTCTTTCACTATTTGGGCTCTTAATCTCTTCGCTGCCATGGCAAAGTTTGTAACCGCAATGGTCACCTCCTTAAAATTGTCGGCCAAGAGGTCAGTAAGTATAAATTCCTGTACTAGGCCCTCTCTAGGTTTTAGGAAGGGATCTAAAAATTTATGTCTCGGGGAATTGTACAGAGGACAATAGAGCATGTAATGGGGGAGGTCCTCAATCATATTATTCCAGCATATACAGAAACGTTGGTTTCTTGGCACTCCCTTATACCTTCCCTCTAAAACTGCTGAGGGCATTGTCTGAAACCTTATTTCTGTAAATGCTCTGCGTTTCTGTGGacaggaaagggtagaaaaatAAGCGGCGGGAGTGTGGTTTATTTTGAAGAGCGGGAACCAGGTCGAAAACTGGGAACTCGACACTCGGAGTCTATCTTGAGACTCATCAAAATTGAGTACCCAGTTGTTCAGCTCTTTTGGGGTGAATAATTTAAGATCATAAGGTGCTAGATTGTAATGCTCAATTAAGAGTTTTGTAGATTGCGCCCACCCCCCTTTTTGAATTTGTTCCTGCCAGCAACCTTTGACTAATGCAGAATCGTCCAATAATAGGATTTTCCTCCAGAATCTTAATGCTGCCAAGTCGATTTTTGCAGTTAATGAGTGGATTCCCACTTCCGTCCTTACATGTGCTGAAGGGGAACTGCGTGGGAGGCCCAGAATCTGTTTTAGAAAAGAGTTTTGTAAAGGCTCTACAGTGCGTTTGAGGGCATGTCCCCACAATTCTGCCCCATATAGTAATTTGGGAATTACTGCAGTTCTATATATTTTTAGGAGGGGAAGGATTAATTGGCCTCCTCTCGTATAATAGAACCTTTTTAATTGGCCAAATGTTTTAGCACTGGTTAGTTTGATGGCTTCCTCTTGCGCTTTCCAGGTGAGTGTATTTGTAAAGACTATGCCGAGATACTTGAAGGACTTCACTTGTTCAAGTCTGcgtccatttaaaatccaagtgTTTTTTGTCCTCCTGTATCTACCGCAAACCATGATTTTTGATTTTGCCTGATTTACTTGGAGGTGGTGGGTTTGACAATATTCTTCCAAACCGAGGAGTAATCTTTTTATACCTATTTTGTTCATGGACATTAAAACCAGGTCATCCGCATATAATAGTACTGAAATTGTTTGGGAACCTACAGCGGGGGGAAAGAACTTGGGTGCGGACAGTGCAGGAATtatgtcatttataaaaaaattaaaaaggaatggCGCCAATATGCACCCTTGTTTCACCCCTTTCATTATAGGGATGTCACAGGATAAGGCGCCATTCCTTCCTAAACGAATTCTTGCCACATTGGATTGGTGTAGAGATTTTATGAGCCACACCAATCTCTTGTCTGCATTTGAACGGTCCAACTTTTGCCACAGAATCACCCTATCCACCGAATCAAAAGCTGCCACAAAATCTATGAAGGCAATATAGAGCGATACATTCCGCCCTTTTACGGCCTTGTTTATTAGGTGTTGTAGAATAAATGCTTGTTCTTTTGTggatcttccctttctaaatccggctTGTTCCTGGTGAATAATTGAGAACTTTGCATCCCATTCAGCTAGTTTGTTAAGCAGGAAGCGACCATAGAGTTTTGCCGCTATGTCGAGCAGACTAATTGGCCTATAATTTCGGGGGTCAGCTggatccccttttttaaaaataggtacaATTATGCTGGTACGCCAGCCTTTCGGAAACTCGCCTACGGTATTAATGTGTGTAAATAAGGCCACAAGTAAGGGACCCCACCATGACATTTCGGCCAGAAAGATCTCCGGTGGCATCATGTCTTCTCCCGGAGCTTTACTTTTGCGTAGCATCAGGATCAGGTCTCCAATCTCGGAGCTTGAGAATGGGGGCCAGTCGGGCAAGTCTGACGGCCTTTCGAGGTAGTGTGGAAGAGATAATGGGACCGAGCCAAAAATAATTCTAAAATGAGACACCCACGTTTCGGGTAAAATCGGGGGAATTGGGACGTTTTCCCACTGGTAATTACCCCATTGGACAAGTTTCCAAAAAAGTGCATCCTTGCCTTGGAGATGGGCCTGCTCTAACTCGCGCCAATTGTTTACGAAAAATTTTTGTTTTTTATCCTTTAGTAGTTTTTTGTAAGCTCTCTTCATTAAGAGTAGGCGATGGGTTGCCTCCTTAGAATAATTTCTTTTCAGCTTTTTGATTTGGGTAGCTAACTCCCTCTTCTTCATTTTGCACTCCCGGTCAAACCAGGAATTACTCCTCCCCATCGGTCTTTTGGTGGTGACAGTGGAAACATGGGCTTCCAGAGAGGCAATCACGTTTTCATATGAGCCCACAATATCCCCCTTTGCCGATGCGGCCTGATTTCGTAATTCCAAAAGAGGGGGTGATTCTAATATTTGTTTTACTGAGGATTCGGTATCCCATGACCATTTAATACTTCTAGGCCCTACTAGCCTATCCAGAAATAGTTTGAAAGTGATTGGGCGTATAAATGGGGAAGGATCGTGTAGGGTTAGGCAGAGCGGTAGATGGTCGCTGTCCGCTCTACTTATTGTCCTCAACTCTTTGACTAGGGGCATTAAAGAAGAGGATCCCAAAAAGTAGTCTACCACACTTACGCCTCTAGTTGAGATGAAAGTGTAGAAGCCGTGAGAAGAGTCTAAGTATGTTCCATTTATGCAATTGAGCTGGTGATTAATCAAGAATCGGAACAAATATTTTCTGTTTTGATTTATAACCTTGTCCCTTGATTCTCTAGGGAGAACTGTATAGTCATCAGAGGATACACCCACTAGGTCCCCTACTAGAGGAAAATTTTGTCCTAGTCTTGCATTTAAATCGCCGCAGATTAACAACAAGTGCGACGGGTAAATGCAAGCCAGTTTCTCCAGATAGTTCCCAAATAACCTCCATCGCTCTGCTCTGGTCTGGGGGTGCGACGGGGAAAAGTAAACATTCAGACATGTTATATAAAAATTATGCGAAAACGCGATTATTAGAGCCAGACAAAAGTCCGGTGGTTGTTCACTCGGCACTGTTACCCGGACGTCCAACGACGCAGCTATTGAGGTTGCAATACCCCCACAGCCTCTCCCTCTCCTTGCTGGCTTAGTGGCCGGGCTAACCCAGGTTTTATAGCCTTGAAGGGAAAGAACCTCCTGTGTTGTTAGCCAGGTCTCTTGGAAACAGAGTATGTCGAACGATCGGATGAACTTTGTAAAATCTGCATCCCTGGCCTTGCTGTTCCATCCTGAGATATTCCAAGATGAACAGGTTAAATCCGGGTACGTGGAAGGAGACTGGATCTCACGCGGTAAGGAAGTATGGTCTGCCGCCCGAACTTCGTGGTGCTGTCGTGTGTGTAATTCATGATAGTGTCAGTTCTTCCCAGTAGGTGATGGTAAAGATTCTATACAGTCTGGAATAATAGTACAAACATTTGAGAAGCGAGGCCTCAACACTGGTGTCGTGTGCTCCTGTACAGGGGATAGTTTCTCTGGGGATCCTAATTCCTCAGGAGCCAAATAGCGCATTTGTGCCCAAGCGAGGGTGTGGGATAGCGGTTTTGCTTTAGGGCCTTGCCTAGAATCGGCCATGAGTTCATTTCCTCTTAGGTTCGTCTGGCAATTAAAAGATTGTGAGTGAAGATCTACAATCTGAGAGACCTCCGTATTCTGTTTGTATGAAGATCGGAAGGAGGAGGTCTTTAAAGCCTGCACATCTGGTTCCAGAGATGGCAATGTCGGCAGCGAAGATGGATTATCCAGAATCATGTCATGTAATACCGCTGTTAGTTTGTTTAAGTTTACTATTATTGACCTTTGTTCATTCTCTGGTAGCTCTTCAAATGTTTTAATCAGCTGTATTTCTTCCGGTAGAAAGTTTCCTCTTAGGTGGGGAGTTACACAGGGGAGGGCCGAATCCAATCCTCGCGGCGTGTCCGTTTTCCTTGGGGGGAGCGTCCTATCACTTTTGGTGATGTATGATGACTTTGAAGGCGAATGAAGATTTATTGTTGGCCCTATTTTAGGGCTTAGTAAAGGTTGTATAGCTGCTGCATTAATAAAATGTCTCGTAACCACTATTCCCAGGTCTCCCAGGGCCGCTCTATTTGCCATAATGGAGCTGACCAGGTTGGTATTTGTAAAATGAACTATGGACCTTAGTGGGCCATATTGTGAAGGAAGgacttcaatgtttttaatttgctCCATCTGTATACGTCTCTGCAGGCAGCTGTCCAGCAGTTGCTTTAGATGTCTTTTCCGCGACTGGGTGATTTGATTGGCGTTTGTCCACGGAAAATTTATTAAGACCACCGAATCAGTACTCAAAATCAAGTTCCAATGAGGACTTGATGGTCCTCTCTCCTTTTGgttttcaggaaaaacttcctaactgttagagcagtacgataaTGGTACCTattacctatggaggtggtgggctctccaacactggaggcattcaagaggcataccttttgggtatgctttaatttggattcctgcactgagcagggggttggactcgatggccttataggccccttccaactctatgattctatgaaaacaattGAACATTCCTTAATAACGGTTCAGCAGAAATCATCTCTCTTTTTTCCCCCAGATGTCTTTTGAAAACAATATAGTTTTTTCAgtttgaattttctctttttaaacaatctgtattttttttaatgtttttgacaatgttttgtggttgtttttgctgattttatttaattttatatgtTGTACTCCACCTTGGTATATTCTTATGACAGCACAGATTAtaagtatgtaaataaataaatagtatagaAATGGATTGCACCACTTCTTTATGTGACCATCATGGACAGACTGGATAAAGACAGCCTGGCCTAAAAATACTCTTAACAGACACACATTTTTCCTACCAtgttccctcctcctctttctgcaGAAAGAATATCTTATGCAAGAAGCCTCAAAAGAATCAGGCTTTAAACTGCTGGATTTCCAGTTTTTCTTCCAATTCCCTAATGTTCCTCTGTAGCTTGCATGTAAGAATATCTAGTTCCTCTCTGAAAATTGCTAACTGGTTAACAGAGTTGCACAAAAAAGGTTGTTTCCCTTGTGCTTCTAGCACTaaagcaggggtgtggaacctatggcccccggatgttgctggactacaactctcatcatccctgacaatgggccatgctggctggggctgatgggagttccacaacatctggaggctcacaggtttcccacccttgctgtAAAGTTTTGTACCAAATGAGGGCACAGGGAATTTTAAGAAAATGGAGGTCCAAGAATACCCTCATCCTGCAAATAAGTTCCATATGGTAATCAAGCAGTGAGCATCTACAAATAATTATAAGCAGGTTCAGCAGAGAACATTTGTAGACATGCAACTCAACATGCTGCCTTTCAATACATTGCTgtaatttaaaatgaaaattgttcagccttcctctctttttactcaCTTGCCCAATGTTAGGCCCCATGTAGGATTTTCAGGTCTACCAGGTGCCAACATAACACTGTCAGATTATTCAAAAGAAATCTCAATAATTATCCAGAGGAAAATATTGTCTCTCTGAAAACATAAGTTGAATTTCATAATAAATTGTATCTTTTGCAGCACTCTACCATCACCAGCAAGCCTGAATAAGATGCAACAATGTTCTCTAAGCTATGGGAGTATCTGGTAGGTTCTTCAAAGCCTGGCTTCAGATTTTGGTTACAAGGACAACCATGTTTAGCTCCAATGCAGATGTAATGCTACATCAAGGTTAAAGCAAACAATGAATGGAAAGGAGGGACATTTGCACAGGAGTGAGGAGGCAACGGCACCTAGTCCATTGTACGCTCCTAACAGCCTAAGCATGATTATGAGATCAAGTGCGTTATTTCTGCAGCAGGTCAGGtggttcatttttatttaaacGAGATCAAATACAAAAGTGACaacaaaatattttcaaatatgtattgtttttaagatgtttctaaagattAAGAttttaaatcttaaaaacaattacaatacagatgcagactgggacaaggtatcTACTTAAATGGCTCATTCAAAGTGGATattaaacactaaaaacaaagacCTTCTGTTCTAGGGCATCAGGGTATTAATTAGAGACACAATTCAAATAAAGAACATTTTTGGCAACCCTAACACATAACAAGGAACGTGGATGGTTAGCACCCAAAGCAACAGAGTGACCCCTGTAACATGGTAAGATTGATAAACCAGTAAGTTAGGCCATCTGAAATATGCTGTTGTACAACAGCAACGTCCATGTTAGAGCAGGATGCATATTATACCTCTAAGAAGTCATCAGGGCTAAGCATCGCAACTCGGTCATTTGGATCCCTGAACTCACTCTTCATCTCAGTCTTTTCATGCATGTTCTTTTTAGTCCTAAATGAAAGctggaaagagagggagagagagagatggccacATCAtcaattcaatttgtatccccCTCCTCCCACAGCAGCACAGCGCATAAACacatcaacaataaaataacTCTTTATATGGCATTCTAAAAACCAGCAAACTCaggaaaaaacaaaaggaaaaactgGGTGTCCAAATTGATCAAGTGAAGTTTTAAACATTTTGCAATGCAAGAATTATGTTCTATGCAGTGCACACTGCTCGTCACAACACAGTCCCAATAAAACGGGTCTTTCCATAGAATAGAAACTGGCATCAGAGGCCAGCAGGTCAACAAATGTTCACCATCAAGTATACCTGCCACTGAACAAACACAACAGATGACCACATCCAATTACAATTTTGTTAATATCAATTCAGTAACTCACAAATTTAGGCATTGCTGTGAAATAGAACGCTTTGTCCATCCGAAGCTTCCTGAAGATATATGCTGCATCATAATGCTGCGCATCTAATAGCTCCTGTTGGAATTTATTGATTTCTGACCAATCTTTGAGTGCAACCCTGATCTGAGGAAAAACACACAGATATTTCTTCAAATCCAGGTAAGAAATATAACCTAAATGCTAATGCAGGTAAAACAAACTGTGAATGAAAAATGCCAAGTACATCAGTGGTACTGAAACAATGAAAGGATGAAACAAATAAGACGGGGACTTGAGcgatgttggcggaagactcggtgcgagtctgaccgaacatgggctacagcctatctgaaggcctactccgtggcagtgcgggtaaaaaagaaacttttctgccaccattgcgtctgctgggagccgtccagtggagctgtttcgagtggtcaggggtcttttaaactctggcccccaggagggtaatatagatcactcaacagcccgctgtcaagaatttgcacggcactttgcagataaagttgctcagattcgctccgacttggacgctaaaattgatacagtctcaagggatgtaactttggctcctgcttgtccaataataatggattcctttcaatttgtacagccagaggatgtggacaagatccttggagaggcgagagccaccacatgtctgctggatccttgcccttcctggctcattaaaagtgccagagggggactggctgagtgggtgaggggaatagttaatgcctctttacaacaaggcagaattccatcatgcctaaaagaggcagttgtacggcctttgttgaaaaagccctccctggatccctccataatgggaaattatcagccagtctccaacattccatttttgggcaaggtaatagagcgtgtggtggccgcccagctccagagattcttggatgaaatggattatctggatccatttcagtctggtttcaggcctggttacgggacagagacagctttggtcgccttggtggatgaccttcgcagagagctggacagggggagtgtgtccctgttagttctactggacctctcagcggctttcgataccatcgaccatggtatccttctggaccgccttgctgggatgggacttgggggcactgttttacagtggctccgttccttcctggagggacgaacccagaaagtggtgctgaggGACTCCAGTTCGACTCCTTGATCGTTGACAAATGGGGTccctcagttttgtcccccatgttatttaacatctatatgaaaccgctgggagaggttgtccaggggtttggggttctgtgccatcagtatgcggatgacacccaactctatttctcctttccacctaaagccaaggaagctgtcctggtcctgaaccagtgctggcatcagtgatggacggcgaacaaattgaaactaaatccagacaagacagaggtgctcctggtcagtcgaagggcagatcagggaatagggattcagcctgtgctggaagggttacactccccctgaagacacaggttcgcagtttgggtgtgctcctggactctgctctgaacttggatgcccaggtcttggccgtggccaggagtgcctttgcccatttaagactagtgcgccagctgtgcccattcctggaaatgcctgatttgactatggtgatgcatgccttagttacatttcgtttagactactgtaacgcgctctacgtggggctgcctttgaagactgttcggaaacttaaactggtacgaagagctgcagccagagtattaacaggggctggttacagggaccatacaactcccttgttacaacagctccactggctgccagtttgtttccggtcacaattcaaagtgctggttttgacctttaaagccctatatggcccaggtccaggctatctgtcagaccatatctccctatacgagcctgcccgggccccgagatcttcaggagaggcccttctctcagtcccaacaccctcgcaagtgcaactggtggggacgcgagatagggccttctcggtggctgctcctaggttctggaactcccttcctagggaggctcaaatggccccctccttgccatccttccgtcggcaagtaaagacttttttattccgacaggcttttgggataggtgtttaggattgggctttacaaggcttgttttattgttttatattactatctgtattattttaaattgtttttagatttttaagtgccttttacggttttaaggttgtgcatagtttaattgtattttaattgtatgtttttctatgtttttaactacacatagttttatttgtaagccgccctgagttccagtttggaaaaagggcagggtaaaaataaagtttcaattcaattcaattcaattcaagtaCTTGCAACTAACACCAAATTACCCCAACCCCACCCACTGGCTAGCAGGGTTGAACACAGCACCAAGGGCGCCACTGCATCCAGAGCCCTGCCCCACAAACCAGCTAGGGCAAAAGTGAGGGGAGGAAGACTGCTGTGCCAGCCGGCCAGGCCTGCAGTGGCCAGGCCTGCAGTGATCAGGCCTGatccagtcacctgacatcagtaGGCCTAGCTTGGGATCCAAGGGATCCTGGGTGGGCtcagcccctccccctcctcagaaCACCCCAATGGAGGGCTTTCTGCCAGCTGTGATCCTGCCAGCAGCACATTCGCCCACTCACACATTCagtaggaggagagggaggaagggggtagTCTGTGCTGACAGAATGGTGCTGGCATCACTCTGCAGGCAGCAAGGCTAGACAGAGAGACCTCTGCCCAATCCAAATGTTCCCCAGACTGGCGCAAAGAGGATTTGGGCTACTCTGCCGGGCAGTAAACCTGAGCGTCAGGGTCAAATGCTCTTCTATACACAAAAGTTCCttgcatatacatacatacatacatagtgtgtgtatatgtgtatgtgtgtaaatatctgtatctatatacacacacacacaaactagatCAGAAAGAAGGGTTCTAGCTAGCCTCCCTTacaacatgctagttttctacacaGAGGGTATTttttcagcagggaggagcatTGCACCATGAGATGCAACACCCCTCCTCCAACACTGCAGTCCAGTCcagatatttattattaatattatagtttatttataccccaccttatggccaaaagacTTGTTTACTACCTCAGAGAAAACTAGGCTTCACCTCCATTTGTCTTTTATGTAAGAATATAAAaacagccctgatggatcaggccagaggcacaTCTAGTGCAGCACCCTGTTCttccagtggcccaccagatgcctaaAGTAGGACACTTTCCTCACCTGTGCTTcagagtggtattcagaggctgttGCAACAGCTAAGGTCTTCTTAACAGGAAAAAATGGTTCTTGGAAGCTTGACTTCTTTAActctgattatatttattaatttacacACTTGGCTTGCAACAACACTAAACTCTGCTTCTGCAAACTataaggaaaaggaaggaagtaGTAGAGAGAAAAAGCGGGAAAAACTAGTTGCTTTCACTTCTCATAATATTCAATAGGGGTTACATAAAAAGATATCCCTTTAGGCCTCTCTATGTGTTACACACAAACCATTCCCCTTAAAGAGACAACAAAGTTTCAACAGCGGCATACTACCACAGACAGTGGAAGTACGTACCAAACCATCTGCTGCAACAATTTGTAAAGGACACAGAGGTCTGAACAATTATCTTTTTAAAAGAGCTATAGCCTTAAAGTGTGTGAAACTGCATGCTTAGAACAAACAGTGGGAGGTACATGCTTTTAAAGAGGCAAGTAATCTATGACTGCCTCCCAATCAGGAAAAAAATGCTAGTTGAGGATCAACTGCAAGTCGACCAATGCTTAATAAAGCCCATATTAAATAATAAAAGGCTGGCTTTGGCACACTATGTCTTTAGAACAGTCTTGAAAAACAGACCAGTATAATCCCCATATGACAGAACagtaggaggaagagagagataaGGCTGAGAGAGCAGTTTGTCTAACGAGAGACGATTGAGGCAAGACCTGAACACTTTTCTGATGTTTGCCTCCTATATTTCACCAGCTTTATTCTAAAGACTGCACTTCAGTTGCAGAGAATATTGCAAGGGGTTGAACGCAAATAGATTCAGGTACATTTACCTTTTGTTTTGGCTGGCACAGTTGCATATTATACAATCCATATAGGATATAAAGGGCACCAACTCGGATCTGGAAAGTGTAAGGAGGCAAGAAGTACAGCCATACCAAAGCCAACGCTTCTTTGGTGAACTTTATCTGCTCTGGAGTCCTTATTTTACCACTAAGAGATAAACAAGATATAGCACAGTGTGTGTCAGTTCCATCCGTTGCATGTTAATAAATTACTAAAGATCCCACATCGTTAATGACAGAAATAGATGCAAACATAACCCAACGGCCTCTGGGAAAGAACAGCAGCAGGTTTTAAGAGGGCTATGACCTAGGAGAGCTGGGTTCTGATCCCCATTCATCCATGAAaggttaacttggattcctgcactgagcagagggttgcacTTGAtcgccttatagtccccttccaactctactattctataattctatgaagctcactgggtgaatcttgggctagtcactgtctctcagcctaacctacctcacagggctattgcgaggataaaacagggaagggagaaccatgtataccttGAGttgcttggaggaaatgtgggatataaacataacaaataaataaatacataaaatttaCGATGCGGAGGGGCACCTCAGGTCAGGGGgataaatgcagccctccaggtctaTGTGGCCAACGGGACTCTTCCCAGGACACCCCCCTCAATGCCCCTGGTCTGGGACCTCCTCCAGTGCTTTTCCTGGCTAGAATGGGTCCTTGGACTGTTTATTCATCTCATCATAAccgtgttgttatgtgccttcaagtcgattacgacttatggtgaccctatgaatcagtggcctccaatagcatctgtcctgaaccaccctgttcagatcttgtaagttcaggtctgtggcttcctttatggaattaatccatctcttgtttggccttcctctttttctactcccttctgcttttctcagcattattgtctttactagtgaatcaggtcttctcatgatgtgtccgaagtatggtaacctcagtttcatcattttagcttctagtgacagttctggttaaatatgttctgaca
This DNA window, taken from Rhineura floridana isolate rRhiFlo1 chromosome 2, rRhiFlo1.hap2, whole genome shotgun sequence, encodes the following:
- the SNAPC1 gene encoding snRNA-activating protein complex subunit 1, whose protein sequence is MSGRPGLKTDCEALLGRFQETESVRFADFAALWKERRFHTIFYGKIRTPEQIKFTKEALALVWLYFLPPYTFQIRVGALYILYGLYNMQLCQPKQKIRVALKDWSEINKFQQELLDAQHYDAAYIFRKLRMDKAFYFTAMPKFLSFRTKKNMHEKTEMKSEFRDPNDRVAMLSPDDFLEETKNVHDHYQKMKCLISVDQSQPDKALNLIKDDLVHNFKNIVLEYQQWQKNKMDPSLATMGKEKEGSSQKSEGSERARILDDIKSRSYSAVVQASKSRRHRQVKLESSVSGSEHGKSKSPKAKRTSKRLQPMRKKDTLQNKGMLQLAEEQGARNLSMPVITEDDAEEEEENDHSSDEDFIPSKRKMTR